A stretch of DNA from Streptomyces spiramyceticus:
AGAACGAGCCGCCCGAGTCGCTGCGGCGGCTGGTGCGTGGCGAATGCGACATCACGCTCGCCTTCACCTATCCGGGCCTGCACGACGACGTGCCCGATGTGCCGGACGAGATGGTGGAAATCCCGCTGCTGGAAGACCAGTTGACGGTCGTGCTGCCGACCGCGCACCCGCTCGCCCGGCGCCGGGCGGTGAAACTGGCGGACCTGGCGGAGGAACGCTGGATCGCGGGCTGCCGGCGCTGCCGCGTCAACTTCCTGCACGAATGCGCGGAACAGGGCTTCGCGCCCGACATCGCGTTCACGACCGATGACAACCTGGTGGTGCAGAGTCTCGTCGCCGAGGGCCTCGGCGTCGCCATGATGCCGGGGCTCGTCCTCAACTTCCTGCGCCACCCGAAGGTCACCGGACGGGCTCTGGAGCCTGCCTCCCGGCGGCAGGTCTCGGCGTACGTGCTGCGCGAGCATCTGAGGATTCCGGCCACCGGGCTGGTACTCGAAGAGCTCCGGGCGGTGGCCGCGAACAAGATCGGCTGCTAGGCAGCGCGAATCAGCGCGAATCATAAGGAGAGTTTGGGCGGCGGCGTACAAACGCTCCTTGGACGTCCTCGATCGAGCGGCGCCAGTCTGCTCGTATGACCACTTCGACCGCATTAACGGCTGCCCGTACGACCGCTCGCCTCGACGCGCTGGTCGGCGAAATCCGCGAGGCCGTAGGTCAGGGCCTGCCGCCCGACCCGACGGCGTACCTGGTCGGCGAGCGGCTCGCGCCGCACCTCGGCGCGGACGACCTCCTCACCCCGGAACAGCGCGAGGGCGACCCCGAGCGCTACCGCCAGCACCTGCTGCACGCGGAGGGCGACGGCAGCTTCTCGATCGTCGCCCTCGTCTGGCGGCCGGGTCAGCGCACCAGCGTGCACGACCATGTCGCGTGGTGTGCGACCGGTGTCCACGAGGGCGAGGAGCACGAGCGGCGCTACCGGCTCGTCCCGTCCTGCGACGGCTCGGCGGCTCGCCTCGTCGCCACGCAGGACGTCGTCAACCCGCAGGGCGCCGTCTGCGGTTTCGCGCCGCCCGGCGACATCCACCGGGTCTGGAACGCGGGCACGTCAAAAGCGATATCCCTGCATGTGTACGGCGCCGACATATCCAAGCTCGGCACGAGCGTCCGCCGGGTGTACGAGCTGACGGCCGACCGCTGATGGCGCTCCTGAGGGAACGGGTCAAGGAGTCGGGGCGGGAGACACCCGCGCCCGGCAGGTCGCCGGGGCTCGCGCTCGCCACCGCCGGTGTGGGCGTCGCCTGGGCCGTGCACCAACTCCTCCCGAACGTCCCGATGCTGACCGCCGCCGTGGTACTCGGCGTCGCGGCCTCGCATCTGCCGGGAACGCGTGCGCTCGTACGGGGCAGGGCGCGGCCGGGACTCTCGTACGCCGGGAAACGG
This window harbors:
- a CDS encoding LysR family transcriptional regulator, which translates into the protein MFDSRHIKTFHEVVKTGSYSAAARALGYTQPAITQQMKALERDVGTPLFTRIGRGMRLTEAGEALSRHAAIILDTMSAAQQQMSALTRLHTGRVRVCAFPSASATLIPEAMARLAAGHPGVRVELLENEPPESLRRLVRGECDITLAFTYPGLHDDVPDVPDEMVEIPLLEDQLTVVLPTAHPLARRRAVKLADLAEERWIAGCRRCRVNFLHECAEQGFAPDIAFTTDDNLVVQSLVAEGLGVAMMPGLVLNFLRHPKVTGRALEPASRRQVSAYVLREHLRIPATGLVLEELRAVAANKIGC
- a CDS encoding cysteine dioxygenase family protein gives rise to the protein MTTSTALTAARTTARLDALVGEIREAVGQGLPPDPTAYLVGERLAPHLGADDLLTPEQREGDPERYRQHLLHAEGDGSFSIVALVWRPGQRTSVHDHVAWCATGVHEGEEHERRYRLVPSCDGSAARLVATQDVVNPQGAVCGFAPPGDIHRVWNAGTSKAISLHVYGADISKLGTSVRRVYELTADR